The Bos mutus isolate GX-2022 chromosome 12, NWIPB_WYAK_1.1, whole genome shotgun sequence genome includes a window with the following:
- the LOC102284334 gene encoding LOW QUALITY PROTEIN: testis-specific Y-encoded-like protein 5 (The sequence of the model RefSeq protein was modified relative to this genomic sequence to represent the inferred CDS: inserted 2 bases in 1 codon; deleted 1 base in 1 codon), translated as MSGRSKGRRSSRAKGRGKSRXPDDAPRDPDPPECQKLGEETKAAQVQAGAVWGGPEGAPPRRPGEEAACRLPLACGLALRARAAGTRGQAVTRPCPVKATSLPERLVSDTVFVGTMGTVTRPRNGPRGSRRGPAAKKAPDTCSAVGRGSAALAGGKPKKGAAVEAASVPVGEEKVENVGSGPPATEGSMDTLENVQRKLETMNAQADRAYLRLSRKFGQLLLHQLERRNLLIQNIPGFWGQAFQNHPQLRSSFLNNQDKEVLSFLNSLEVEELGLVRLGYKIKFYFRRNPYFQNKVLIKEYGCAPSGQVVSRSTPIQQLPGHDLQTLSQGNPDNSPSFFGWFSNHSSIESDKTVEIINEELWPNPFQYYLMSEGARAEKGKEGRPGPARPPGETPEPGVNKSN; from the exons ATGAGCGGCCGGAGTAAGGGGAGAAGGTCCTCCCGCGCCAAAGGCCGTGGCAAGAGCCG GCCTGACGACGCCCCACGCGACCCGGACCCTCCAGAGTGCCAGAAGCTCGGGGAGGAGACCAAGGCGGCACAGGTGCAGGCTGGCGCGGTTTGGGGTGGCCCGGAAGGCGCGCCGCCCCGCCGGCCCGGGGAAGAGGCTGCCTGCCGGCTGCCCCTAGCTTGTGGCCTCGCGCTCCGGGCCCGGGCGGCGGGGACTCGCGGGCAGGCGGTGACCAGGCCCTGCCCGGTCAAGGCCACATCCCTCCCGGAGCGCCTGGTGAGCGACACCGTCTTCGTGGGAACCATGGGCACCGTGACGAGGCCGAGAAACGGGCCCCGCGGAAGCCGGCGCGGCCCCGCCGCGAAGAAGGCCCCAGATACCTGTAGTGCGGTGGGAAGGGGGTCTGCGGCCTTGGCCGGTGGGAAGCCAAAGAAAGGGGCCGCGGTGGAGGCCGCCTCTGTCCCCGTGGGCGAGGAGAAGGTGGAGAACGTGGGGTCAGGGCCCCCGGCGACAGAGGGCAGCATGGATACGCTGGAGAACGTCCAGCGGAAGCTGGAGACCATGAACGCCCAGGCGGACCGGGCCTACCTGCGGCTCTCCCGCAAGTTTGGGCAGTTGCTGCTGCACCAGCTAGAGCGCAGGAACCTCCTTATCCAGAATATTCCAGGCTTCTGGGGGCAGGCCTTTCAGAACCACCCCCAGCTC CGCTCGTCCTTCCTGAACAACCAGGATAAAGAGGTCCTCAGCTTCTTGAATAGCTTGGAGGTGGAAGAGCTTGGCCTGGTGAGACTGGGCTACAAAATCAAGTTCTACTTCAGGCGCAACCCCTATTTCCAAAATAAGGTGCTCATCAAGGAATACGGGTGCGCCCCTTCGGGTCAGGTGGTGTCTCGTTCCACTCCAATCCAGCAGCTCCCCGGGCACGACCTCCAGACCCTTAGCCAGGGGAACCCTGACAACAGCCCGAGCTTCTTTGGGTGGTTTTCAAACCACAGCTCCATCGAGTCTGACAAGACTGTGGAGATAATCAACGAGGAATTGTGGCCCAATCCCTTCCAGTACTACCTGATGAGTGAAGGGGCCCgtgcagagaaaggaaaggagggcagGCCGGGTCCTGCGAGGCCGCCAGGGGAGACCCCGGAACCTGGGGTAAACAAGTCCAACTGA